CCAGGTTCTGTTCAATGTAAAGTGGCGCTCGAAGAACTCGGCTCCCACTGCCAGACCCGCGACGTCTGCGGCAATCCCAAGGTGGTGACCAGAGAAGCCGATCGCATGTACCGAAGATCCATAGGTGTCTTTTAGTCTTTTGATTTCCAGTAGGCAAACGTCTTCAAAATCGACTGGATATCCTGAAGTGCAGGCGTAGAGCACAACATCTTTCAGCCTCCCTGCCTTGTCAAATAGATTTACAATAAACTCCTCCTCTTTTCTGGTAGTCATACCTAAAGAGATATGGATTTGTCCGTCAAAATTGTCAATAAGCCAGCTCAGCATGCGGAAATCCGTATTTGATGCGGATGGGATCTTTATCCACTTTGGTTTCAAGCCGGCAATTTCCTTTGCCGAGGTCAATTCCCATGCAGAGCACGAGTATTCGATGCCCTCGGCTAGGCAAGTCTCATAGAGTTCCATGTGTTGATCAATATTGAATTCCAGAAACTCCCGGTGCTCCCCGTAAGTTTTTCCGTATGAGTTGTGTGGCACCGGATGCGGAGCCATGTATTGTTGAGCTGTCAATAGTTCCTTCACGCATCGTTTCTGGAATTTTACGGCATCCGCTTCACAAAAATTCGCAGCGGTCTTGATCATCTTTTTTGCTATCTCGATGTCGCCCATGTGGTTGCAACCCACTTCAGCTATAATGATTGGTTTGATCATTTTTGACCTCCTATTCCTTTATGCGTGTAGGTCATGAGTTCGTCGCCGTGGCAATAAGAGAGTCGGTCTTGTCAAGTCGTGCAAGCAAGTTTGCATACGCAGAATCTAACATCGTGTCTCGCATAAAATGCCAAGTGGCGTGTCCCCCCGGCCCCCCCTTTGCGAGCCAGTGCAAGTGGTTTGCTAATGGGTAGCGTTGATGACCCTCTATTACTATGGAGGAAAAACCGGCCGCCTCAATGAATCTATAAAGACTGGTGCGTGTGTGCAATATCAGGTGCTCGCTCCAGAAGGTAAATTTTTTGAAGTCCTCCAAATCAAAAAAAGATATAAGGATATCGTTGGCGTGTGGAACCTCAATGATTAAGTGTCCTCCAGTGTTCATGTGTTTTTTTATGTTTTTAAGGAAGTGTATCGGGTTGTTGATGTGTTCGAAGACGTGGAAAAGGGTGACCACGTCGAATCGTTTCTGTGCTGGGATTTCGCTTAAAGATGAGTAGACTTCGTACCCTGCGGCTCGTAATGCTGTCATTGCAGGGCGTTGAGGTTCGATGGCGACGGTTTCTGAGGCCAAAGGAGAAAATCGGTCTAAAACCCCTCCGGCACCAGCCCCAATATCCAACCAGGTTTTCCCAGAAATGATGCTTCGGAATTTATGGAATCTGGTTTCCGTGTCCTCGTATGTCGCCGAGACTGCGAGTCGCCTGCTGTTTGTGCCCCAATATTCAAAATCGTTTTTGTTTAAATAATGGACTTCGTTGATATGATCTGCCCTAGATAGTACTATTGCCCCAGATTGTATGCACTTCTGTACGGAAATGTCATCTCTGTCACGCACGGTGGGGAAGAGATCCCGAAAGCTGTCCTTGCCGCTGATGCCGAGTTCTATTAATAGCCTTTTGATGGGGTGCGAGTTCATGGCATTCCCTCAGACTAACTTGGAAAGAAGAGTCGCAGGCAAACGGGTATATTCGCCGTTTGTTCCCGCCGCCATGTCCATCGTACTGGCCCCAGGTGCTCCAACCAATCTGCCCCAATGGGTTTCCTTGGGGGGCAAGTTCCCCTGGGCCGGTGCTCGCACGGTCCAAGGCTGAGTTCGTTTCTCAACGGGGACAAACGGCGAATGCGCCCCTCGTCCCTGTGGGTAGTCTATTCTGGGAGGTGGCCGTCCTGCCATATTTTGATCGGTATATGTAGAAAAAGACTTTACCTCTGCCTCCATGCAACCGCGTGGATGACTCAGTCGACTTGGGTGGAAATCAAGATCCGTGCCAGGGGGCGCGTAGCGGGGGGAGGGCACAGGGATGGGGAAAGAAGGGAAAGCCCTCTCCCGGGGGCTCGTACTTGGGGGGTATATCTGCACCTCCCCCGGGGCCGAAATCTCCCCAGGGGGTAAAGAGGGGGGGGGCCCAAGAGGGACCCGGCTTCGGCATGGGTGACCGGTGCCGGCTGATCCGTGAGGTTTGACGCCCATCACCCGTCACGGGTCACTCGTCACCGAAGTTGCCACCCGTCACGGCATTTTACGGCAGCAGCTTGATGAGGCTTACGATGACGGCGGCCTGGGCCACGAGAAGCCCCGTGACCCAACGGATGGTGGACCAGCGAACGTTCTCGATGCGCTCGCTCAGGTCCGTGCGGACCCTTTCGATCTCCACGCGGTTTCGTTCGATCTTCTCAACCAGCTCGGCCCGGACCTTCTGGATCTCGAGGCGGTTTTGATCGATTTTCTCGGAGAGTTCTGCACGGATGTGCTCGATCCTTTCGGAGAGCTCGGCCCGAACCTTTTGGATCTCGAGGCGGTTTCGCTCGATCTTCTCGGAGAATTCAGCACGGTTCTGCTCGATCTTCTCTGAGAGTTCGGCCCGGATGTGCTCGATTCTCTCGGAGAGGTCGGCGCGCAGTTGTTCAACGCGTTCCGTGTGCTCGATGCGGGCGTGCTCGATCCTCTCGGTCAGATCCGCCCGGAGTTGTTCGATCTCCTTCTGGAGCGCGAGTTTGGTGGTCTCCAGTTGGTCCGAGGTGGCCACGTTGCCGGGGATCCGGCGCTCCAAACGGTCGAAGGCCTCGGCCAATACCCTGGCCTTGTGCTCGCCGTCGTCCTTGAAGGCCTGATAGACGTCGAGGGCGATGGACATCGGATCCTCACGGGATATCCAGGAGTCGTTTCGACATGTTAGCGGGGAGCAGGAAGATGCGCAAGCGGGAGGAGGACCGGAAGGGTTGAGCCCTGGGAAGACAGGACGATAGCATGGCGCTATCGTTCGGACGGCATCGCGAGCGGGGGAGATTCCCGTGGATCAGCTCGATTTGTTCCGAGACGCTCCCAGGTACTACATCACGGCGGTGGAGCGGCTGGGCCGCCTGGATTGGGAAGGGGTGGAGCAGGCTCTGGACGCCCATGCCCGGGTCTTTCCGAGGGGGCCGGACCCCGAGCCGGTCAGACGGGCGGCCCGGTGGCTGCGGGATGCGGTGCCGCCTTTGGAGGTGCCCCGGCGCGGCGCGGATGCCCTGCAGGTGTGCAGAACGCTTCTCGAGGGACGCGTGCCGGATGCGTTCCTCCGGGAGAAACCGGATCTGCGTCGTCGTGTGGCGCGCACCGTGGCTTCTCTCTTTCTGCGGTCGGCACGAGCGGCCGGAATCCCGTTGTCGGAGCCCCTCGGCCAGGGGCTTCCGTGGGGGGTGTTCGGCCTTTGGACCGGGAGGGTGGACGAGGCTCGGGTGGCGTTGGAAGGGGCGGTTCGCGGCGACCCAGGGGCGGGTCTCGCCTGGCTGGCCCTGGGGGATGCGCTGACCCTTCAGGGCAGCGCGCCGGCCGCCCGGGCCGCCTATCGGGAGGGGTTCGGTCTGTTGCCCTGCGAGGACGGATGGCCCCTGGCAGATCCCCTTGTCGTCCGGGCCCGGGACGAGCTGCGGACCGAGGCGGTGTGGAGCGGTTCCTGGTGGGCCGTGGGTGCCTACGAGGAAGGGGTGTTTCCTCGGTATGCCCGCCTCACGCCCCAGGAGATCCAGGCCCGCGGCGAGCGTTTTTTCCGCCTGTGCCGGGAGGGTCGGCACCCTGAGGCGTTTTTTCAGGGGCTCGCGATCTCGGAGCGGAGTGCGTCCGTGGGCGTGGATTTGTGCGCGACGGTGCGCCGGAAAATGAGAAGCATGAACCCGCAGGTATTTTCCCTGCATATGGAACGGATCCGGCGGGGGGATGCGTCCTGACCGCACCGGGGTCGCCTGCGGACGGGGGCGTGCCTGCTTC
This is a stretch of genomic DNA from Deferrisoma camini S3R1. It encodes these proteins:
- a CDS encoding N-acetylneuraminate synthase family protein, which codes for MIKPIIIAEVGCNHMGDIEIAKKMIKTAANFCEADAVKFQKRCVKELLTAQQYMAPHPVPHNSYGKTYGEHREFLEFNIDQHMELYETCLAEGIEYSCSAWELTSAKEIAGLKPKWIKIPSASNTDFRMLSWLIDNFDGQIHISLGMTTRKEEEFIVNLFDKAGRLKDVVLYACTSGYPVDFEDVCLLEIKRLKDTYGSSVHAIGFSGHHLGIAADVAGLAVGAEFFERHFTLNRTWKGTDHAASLEPDGLRRLARDLRNVSKALAYKREEILPVEWVQRRKLKTRELLDEAAAQAEPEAVNL
- a CDS encoding class I SAM-dependent methyltransferase, producing the protein MNSHPIKRLLIELGISGKDSFRDLFPTVRDRDDISVQKCIQSGAIVLSRADHINEVHYLNKNDFEYWGTNSRRLAVSATYEDTETRFHKFRSIISGKTWLDIGAGAGGVLDRFSPLASETVAIEPQRPAMTALRAAGYEVYSSLSEIPAQKRFDVVTLFHVFEHINNPIHFLKNIKKHMNTGGHLIIEVPHANDILISFFDLEDFKKFTFWSEHLILHTRTSLYRFIEAAGFSSIVIEGHQRYPLANHLHWLAKGGPGGHATWHFMRDTMLDSAYANLLARLDKTDSLIATATNS
- a CDS encoding coiled-coil domain-containing protein → MSIALDVYQAFKDDGEHKARVLAEAFDRLERRIPGNVATSDQLETTKLALQKEIEQLRADLTERIEHARIEHTERVEQLRADLSERIEHIRAELSEKIEQNRAEFSEKIERNRLEIQKVRAELSERIEHIRAELSEKIDQNRLEIQKVRAELVEKIERNRVEIERVRTDLSERIENVRWSTIRWVTGLLVAQAAVIVSLIKLLP
- a CDS encoding tetratricopeptide repeat protein is translated as MDQLDLFRDAPRYYITAVERLGRLDWEGVEQALDAHARVFPRGPDPEPVRRAARWLRDAVPPLEVPRRGADALQVCRTLLEGRVPDAFLREKPDLRRRVARTVASLFLRSARAAGIPLSEPLGQGLPWGVFGLWTGRVDEARVALEGAVRGDPGAGLAWLALGDALTLQGSAPAARAAYREGFGLLPCEDGWPLADPLVVRARDELRTEAVWSGSWWAVGAYEEGVFPRYARLTPQEIQARGERFFRLCREGRHPEAFFQGLAISERSASVGVDLCATVRRKMRSMNPQVFSLHMERIRRGDAS